The genomic region CAGATGCAGCCAGGCCTTTCCATATTCCTGCTGAATGTGATATAATTTTAATATAGATAGGAGCGAACAATCTAATGAACAACAACAGCAATAATAATTCCACTGAATTTAATCCTTCAGAAGTCAACAACCCTCATGATAAGCTCTTCAAGTGGTCTTTAGGTGATGAGGAAGTTATGGCTGATTTCCTGGACTTTTCTCTACCACAGGATGTGAAAAAGAAATTAAATCTTGACTCTCTAAGCAGAACCAAAGATAGTTATGTGGATGATATGCTGAAAGAGTCCATTACTGATGCAGTCTTCACCACAACTTTAGCTGATGGCAGTCCTGGCTATATTTGTGTTCTATTTGAACACAAAAGCACAGTTAAAAGAATGACAGCTTTTAAAACTTTGAGATATCTGCACAATATTTACAGTGATAAATATAGCGATGGTACAAGTCCTCAGGTTATGCCTATCATTTTTTATCATGGTTCAGAAGACTGGACTGCTCCTACAAGACTTAGAGATTTGCTGACTGGTGATGTCTCTATTTTGGAAAACTACACACCTGATTTTGAATACCTGCTTTTAACTCTAGATGATGCAATGAAATTTCTGGAGAAGACATTATCACCTGAAACAAAAGCCTATATCAATGTCCTGTATGTTGCCAATGCTGAAACTGAAGAAGAAGCCTGGCAGAGATACTTTAAGTTGCTGGAAATCTTCCAAGACCCAGATAAATGGACATCAATGGAGTTATTGAAAAGATTCCTCCAAACTCTAATCCTGTATTTAGCCAATGCAAACCCTTATTTTGATACCCCAAAAATCTTAAGCTCTACCTCAGAAAAGCTTTCTGAAAGGAGGAACTCTATTATGCAGTTAAAAGAACAATTTGTTGAAGAAGGCAAAGATAGGGGCAAAAAGGAACTATTAGTTAGAATGCTGAAGAATAAATTCTCTCAACCTCTCCCTGAAGATGTTAAAGAAAAAATTAACTCAGCTGATGAAGACAAGGTATTAGAAATTTCAGATCAGTTATTTGAAATAGATTCCTATGAAGAAATCAGGAATTTATTAAATTAAATTTTTTACTGATAGTTTTTTTATCATCACCAACCTTATATTGAAATTTTTTTGCTAAATATTAACCAAAGGGGAGCAGAAAGATATGAGTCTCTATGACACTATCCAAGATGAAGGCAAAGATAAAGGTAGAAAAGAAACTTTGATTAAATTATTGCGTAATAGATTCTCTAAAACTTTGCCTGAAGATATAGAAGCAAAAATTGAAAAAGCTGATGAAGACGGTATTGATACCCTTATAAATAGTTTTTCAGATATAGTAACTTTAGATGATGTACGAGATGTTCTCGAAGAATAACTATTATCCTATTTAGGAGTAAGGAAAT from Halarsenatibacter silvermanii harbors:
- a CDS encoding Rpn family recombination-promoting nuclease/putative transposase, whose translation is MNNNSNNNSTEFNPSEVNNPHDKLFKWSLGDEEVMADFLDFSLPQDVKKKLNLDSLSRTKDSYVDDMLKESITDAVFTTTLADGSPGYICVLFEHKSTVKRMTAFKTLRYLHNIYSDKYSDGTSPQVMPIIFYHGSEDWTAPTRLRDLLTGDVSILENYTPDFEYLLLTLDDAMKFLEKTLSPETKAYINVLYVANAETEEEAWQRYFKLLEIFQDPDKWTSMELLKRFLQTLILYLANANPYFDTPKILSSTSEKLSERRNSIMQLKEQFVEEGKDRGKKELLVRMLKNKFSQPLPEDVKEKINSADEDKVLEISDQLFEIDSYEEIRNLLN